The window GGAGTAGACCTGTCCCCCTGCCCTCTGAGTTCAGCATGCAGTGGAGATGAGCTGCCCATCTGACCTCTGAGTTCAGGGTCTGGTGGagggaggcagcagcagcagaagggcAGCAGCACTAAGGAAACACCCACTGACAGACCAGGTCTGCTGCAGCCACTTCActgccccccagcccagcccccagtgaagacttctcctccttctccttccccttctcctccacaccttatcttaccttggcttcacggactccgtcctctcctggttctcctcttatctctctggccggtcattctcagtctcctttgcaggctcctcctccccctcccatcctctaactgttggagttcctcaagggtcagtccttggcccacttctgttctccatttacactcactcccttggagaactcatccgctctcacggcttcaactaccctctctaagcggatgacacacagatctacatttctgcccctgtcctcttcccctctcttcaggctcgtatctcctcctgcctccaggaagtctccacctggatgtctacccgccacctaaaactcaacatgaccaaaactgagctcctcatcttccctcccaagccctgtcctctcccagacttccctatcactgtggatggtacgaccatccttcccgtctctcaggcctgcaacctcggtgtcatctttgacttggctctctcgtttccccctcacatccaatctgttaccaagacctgccggtctcacctttataatatcgccaagatctgccctttcctctccacccaaatggctaccttactgctacaggctctcgtaatatcccggctagattaccgtgtcagccttctctctgatctcccttcctcctctctctcccccatcagtctattcttcactccgcttcccggctcatcttcctgcaggaaagctctggacatgtcactccccttcttaaaaacctccagtggttgcctatcgacctctgcacaaaacaaaaacctctcactctaggcttcaaggctctccaacaccttgccccttcctacctctcctcccttctctctttctactgcccaccccgcacgctccgctcctctgctgcccacctcctcaccatccctcggtctcacctatcccaccatcgacccctgggccacgtcctcccgcagtcctggaatgccctccctcctcacctccgccaaactaattctcttcctctcttcaaaaccctacttaaagttcacctcctccaagaggttttcccagactgagctccccttttccttctgctccctctacccccccacctctccgcagctaaaccctcttttcccccctttccctctgctctactccctctcccatcccatcccctcagcactgtactcatccgctcaactgtatatatcttcatcaccctatttattttgtttaaatagatgtacatcaccctaattctatttatttgccattgttttaatgagacgttcttccccttgactctatttattgccattgctcttgtctgtctgtctcccccgattagactgtaagcccatcaaagggcagggattgtctctatctgttgccgatttgtacattccaagcgcttagtatagtgctctgcacatagtaagcgctcaataaatactaatgaatgaatgaatgaaagactgtccCCTGGCAGCAGCAGAAGCATCAGACAGAGACTCCCAATCAGGGTCTGCTccaggggagcagcagaggaggcGGAACACAGGCAGCTGCAGCCCTGGGTGGGGATGGAGAGctgcagggggcagagggcaggggttggAGGGCGGGGCTGGGTGGCTCCCTAAAGGGCAGGAGGGACcccggggctgggatgggggatgggcaATGGGAAATCAGCCCCAAGTAGGGGATCCTCAACTCCATCAGCCGAGGCTGGTCTCTCCCCTTGGAGGGGTTATTGGGGTAtcctgagagggggcaggggcaaggtCATACTGATCCCCACTGAGCATAGGACAGATGGTCAGGAAGGTATGGTGTGAAGGTATGAAGAAAGGGTGGAGGGTCCCAGAGAAGGTAGTCGGGGGGAAAGTGTAGATGTGGGATCCATCAGTGCCACTGTAGAATGAGACGCATCCAGCCTCATAGTCCAGGAAAACCACCACCTGGCGGGGGCATGTGGTCAGCTGGAGACAGGGGCGGGGGGGATTGTGGGCCCAGTAAGCATTCCTCTATCTTCCCACAGTCCAGAATCCATTCTCAGGTGAAAATATAATTGCCCGTTTTCTCACATTTTCCCTACAAAGCCCCAGAATCCACTCTTGTGAGTCTTCCACCTCCACCTTCCAGCAATGTCTCCCTGAAGTGAAGCCTTCACTGCCCAGCACACAGGGTGTCCGATCAAATCTCTCAGGGTTCTTAGGCAGGTCTTGCCATGTGGCTCCATGGGTTACCTGTTTGAGGTTCTCGAGCAGGATGAGTTCAGGATGCGCTGTGTTAGGATCCAGAGTGACGTGGGCTGCAGAGGGAGTCCCAGGGTGAGGTCTGGGGGCTCAGGGCAGAGGAGACCCCGGGGCCCAGGTGGGTAAGGATGGAGCCTGGGATGCTGCCTTGGAGAACAAGAGCGGCTGCCTGGAGGGGGCAGCAGGTCAGAGGAAATCCCTCAGAGGGAGCGTGGAGGGCCTTGACGTAATGGGCTGGTCCGAATGGTTCTGGGTAGGGAGGCCGCTCCAGAGCTATAGCATTACCTTGCTCACACAGGAcgtccctggaggaggaggagccatgcCACCTCCTCGGAAAACAATGCAAGTGATGTCAGTATACtgctctccacccctcctccagtGCTCAGGACCCAGGTTTCCCAGGACTCAACTGGGGATCCCCAATTCGTGCCTGAGCCTTCAGCTCCTAGTTGTTCCCACTCTCTAGTCTAGCCATTCAAGAACACTCCTGGGGCCCCGGACAgcagcggggaggagaggaggccacAGAGCATTGTGGAAATGGCCTTGGGTCTGGGTTTCAGGGATAGAGCCAGGAATGGCCAGGACCCCCAGGCTGAGAGGTAGCAGAGAATATCAGGGTCACTTACCCTCGTGTAACTGGAACAAACTCTTCCCTGCAAGGTAACAGAGAAAGGAGATGCCACTGGGCTTATGCGTGGAAAACAAACATAAACATGAGAAAACTGACAGAAATGAAAGAAATACAGAACTTACTGAGCTCAATCTGGAGTTTCTctgaaaatgaacagaaaaaaGTCAGGGACCCTCCAGAATGGGAGAACTGGGGATGGGCTGGGACAGGATAAGATGGGATAGGAAAAGTCTATTTCTAGGAAATGTGGAGGGAATTGGCACCATGGGCAGGATCCCCATTAATGATGGATTGACCCATGGATTCGGAAAGGTGACACTGTCACCTGAATCTCCAGGAAGATCCAGTTTGTCTGTAATCAGTTGGAATCTCTCAGAGTTCAAGACCTCCACACTCGGCTGGGATTGTGGTTGCACTGGGGAATGGGGCAAGAGGACAGGGGTGGTGGCAGGAATGGATGGGAAGGGGTGGAACTGAACTGGAAGGTGAGGGCTGAGATCTCTACACCTAAACGTCTTCCCCACCCCATGTGTCAGTTGGCACAGATAAGGAGTGAGTCAGTCCCTCTCTGGGGGGAAATGTTATGTCATGTTGTGGTTCATTTGTGGGAGGTTGGGGCTTGTGAGTTGCTGTCTTTCCCAGGCAGCTGAAACTTCTGGCCTCTGACTTGTatgcctgctctccccatccccattctgTCCTCCAGCCTTTCCTTCAGGAATGGGGGTATCATGGGAATATTCTCATTTATTTACCTTTGTCTCTGTActgtttccagatgagataaagaCCCCCGATGATGACCAGTCCCAGCAAAGGGAAGATCACACCCAATGCCACCATCAAGGGAAAAGCCCTCGGGAATAGGGGAGCTGAAATAGAATTCACAAAAATACCTTCAGAGAGAAACCTGAGGCAATTCCAGCTGTTTTCTTGGCTCCAGAGGGCTAGAGCCCGGTAGGAGGGGATGTGTCCAGGGGCCCCAAGTCCTGGTTGTGTTTCTGTTCCAAGCCATGCCAAGATCCCAGGGCAGGGGCAGTGAGACCtggactcccctcccctctccgggaATGTTGGGGCTGGAAGCCTAATGATTTGGCGAGCATGGGGAGCTCACAATCACAGTGGGGAATGAGGAAGGGCGACAGTTTCCCTGGACAGGTCGGGCTGAGATGAGATGACAGTGTGGTGGGAAGAAGGGGCCTCTCGTAATTCCCcagggagagcactgtaatatcgGATGGAGGGTCTCATTCCCCTTCTCCCCGTTCTTGAGCATCAACCTGCTTCTTTCGGGCTCCCACTCCTGGTGTCCACCCTGCCGGTGCTTCCCCCagagaaggagtggggagaggggcagcaatGCTGCACTCAGAGGGTCTCACCAGGGTagaagggtgggagtgggaggataCCTAGACTCTATTCCTACCTTTGCTTGGAATCCAAATTCCCTCACAACCTTACTTCTGTATCTCCAATTTCTGCTTCTCTGACCTGTGCCCCATCCAGATCTGTGCCTCCTcacaactctgtgtgtgtgtgtgtgtgtgtgtgtgtgtgtgtgcatgagtacATGATAGATAGTGTGTTGTCCAAAACCCTCTGTTGAAAATCTATAGAGAAacttgaccttgtggaaagagcacagtcctgggagtcagaacaaaagggtctaatcctgactctgacacttgcctgctttgtgaccttgggcaagtaattatcTTCTCTGTGAATTAGTTACCTCCtgggtaaattattattattaaaagtggatACCATACCTCTCCTAAGTTAAtcactcaattttatttattgagtgctgactgggtacagcactcaataagaagcactcaatgagaagcagcgtggcttagtggatagagcaggggcttgggagtcaggaggtcatgggttctaatcccagatcagccacatgtcggctatgtgaccttgggcaagtcactacacttctctgggcctcagttacctcatctgtaaaatggggattgagtgtaagctctatatgggacagggagtgtgtccaacctaattaacttgtatctaccccagtgcttagaacagtgcttagcacatagtgagcgcttaacaagtactattattattattattacatagcaccatactaagtgcttgggaaaatacaatacagtagagatggtGAACATTAACACTGTCTAtaggaccttaaagtctagagtgggaaacaaacattgaaatgaattacacataggggaaatgTCAGACTATAAGGctttgggcataagtgctgtgtgactgtgggtggggtgagggtCAGAGGGCTTCAGGAGAAAAGATCTAAGTGCATATATGATGCTGAAGGAAGGGCAAATCTTGGAGGAATGTGAatttagtaagattttgaagatggagagggtggtgCTCAGTCAAACGTGAACAGGGAAGGTGTTGCAGGCAGGAAAGAGGACACAAGCTAGAaggtggtggtgagagagatgagatgagatacagggagtaggttggtgttgtaAGAGCAAGGTGGGTGGGCTCAGTTGTAGGAGATTAACAAGGTAGGGTAGGAAAAGAGAGGGCtaattgagagccttaaagcccctccttctccaccaatCTAAGAACAGTGACCtcacatgggcagggactgggcccaatctaCATAtgctatatctaccctagggttttgtaaagtgcatggcacatattaagcacttgacaaatagcactattattgttgttattattatcattattattactcctattgCCCCTCCAGACCCTGCCCTAACCAGCCCTGacctcacccccctccacccaaacCTCCCTGACCCTACGTGACCAATGTCTTGTCCCCACAGAGATAGAGCAGAGCCAGAACCAGATGAGGCTTTGCTCCATCCCTACCAGACTGGACTGGAGCCACCAGAAGGAGGCCCTGCCTTACCCTGAACAGCCCCTGGGTCAGGAGAGGCCCcgacattaaaaaaacacaatttaGTAGGAAAGAGGTGGTGTCTTGCCATGACCCCTATATTAGCCCCAATCTCCAGGGTGTTCCAGGACTCCAGTCCAGAAACAGACCCAGGAATACACTGACCCACAGAAAATATTCATGGAATTGGTGCACTGGGCAGGAATGTCTGTGGACCAGCAGGGTGTTAGGAGCAGCAGGACAGGATCCTGGGCAGAATCAGTGGACATTGTAGAGTCAAGAACCAGAAGGGGATTCTGGATAGGAACACATTAACTGCTAACTAATGTGTCAGTAATGGGTCAGCTAATGTGTCAGGGGTGTCAGTAGGTGTCAGGTTTTCAGTAGGTGAGGTGGTGAGGGTACAAGGAGCTAATCTCAGAGAGGCTGCCTGAGGTTAGGAGAGTAACATCTCCCATTGGTCCCAACAAAAATCCAGCCACTCACCGACTACATGCAGCTCCAGAGGGGCTTCTTTACGTTCTTGGCCATCATAGAAAGAGCAAATATACTTTCCCTCATCAGAGTCTCTGACATTGCGTATTTTCACAGCCACACTCCCATAATCAATGGCTTCTCTCAGCAACTCTGTCCTTCCTCGATACTCCGTCTGCTCTCCAAACAGATCTTCTCTATTCTCAAACAGGTGCACGACCTTAGAAGGCTGGGGTAGGAACCATTTCAAAGCCATATCCTCAGCACTCATCTTGGGATCCAGGTGACAAGGTAACTCAACAGCTTCCCCCTCCAGGGCTAGGATAAGATCGGCAGGTCCAATCACAGAAAAGTTAGCTGTAACAAAGGGAAATAGAGAGgagctgggactgggagtctCAATTGGGGGAAAAGACCCCTCCCcaaaagggggagggcagagcctCCCCTTGTCCACCCTCTGAAGGCCTGAGAGCATCCTGAGCTGAAAAAGGATGGGAAGTCCCCTCAGCTCTGATCTCCTTTGGGAGATACATTCAGACTGGAGACTCACAAGGGATTTTGTTCATGTTCTGAGATGTTCCCATGGATCAGTAAGATGTATAAAAAATTCCTACCTGAGCCCAGTGTGAGcagctggagaaagaggaggaggacaacaaGGTAAGTGGATGCGAAGGATTCTGGGAGACCCATCGTCTTCTTCATTACTGGGGCCATAGGGAGACAAAGGTAGCTTAGTCAATCCCTGTCACTCACCATCAGAGAGCCAGACAGGGACTGGGACATGGGAAACACAACAGTGAGAAACTCCTGGACCTAACAACAGTACAGGTCAGCTTCCTATCACATGTGCTACCCTCTCTCCCAAACCAAACCTCCACCCCCAGGTGCCTGGATACCAATCCCCAATACTCCCCAGCCTCCCCAAGACCATCCACAGTGTCTTTTCctcagggaaagtcagggagacaacctaggtctcctcttctctctgacaATAGTGGTAGGGGTAGGGCTTCCGTCCCTCTGCTGGGATCTTCTGGACATTCACAGTTGCAGGACAATGGCCTGAGATTTGGTAAtttgaggtcagagatccaatGTCAGCAGTAGCTCTGGGATGTTTTCTCCATCTCTATGTGACATCTTTGGAGTCCAGGCAAGGGTAAAAGAGTACTGTAGGAATGAGTTTTGAATCGGGGTCTGTGGGGGTACTAGCCCCCCAAGGGGCTCATGAGGGAACTAGTTCTTAGCAGAATGCTCTGACCTCACTCCTGCTTTCACAAGTCATtctaaaaatgaaaacagaaaaaggTTCCCATGGTTATAGGGATTTTCCTGAGTGATGAGGAAGGagcatggagggggaggggcagggaccacAATCTCTGTTCTGGGAATGTTCAATTTGGGACATTGTTCCCCACTggttcctcccacctcccctgtgTCCCTGCTCGCCAGAACTGTTAGGGAGGGTGCAGGtgttggggagagataggaagaggagtgagaggaaccAGACTTCCCTCGACCTACACTCCATATCCTttagtctcctccctccccagaacaGGGTTGGGTAGGACTcccctctcactctctccatGGAGGTCAGGGGTGTCAGTAGGTGTCAGGTTTTCAGTAGGTGAGACGGTGAGGGTGCAAGGAGCCAAGTTTGTTCCCCTGAGCTGCTCCTCCGATTCTGCCGTGCCCCTAACCCACGTCTGGAAGAGGAATCTGCCAACTCAGCTCCAAcctccctatcctccccttccccacttttccCAGACCAGTAAGAAGTTGAAGTGATGGGAGCaggtggtggaggggaaggggataatagtaataataatgttggtatttgttaagcactcactatgtacagagcactgttctaagggttggggtagatacagggtaatccagttgtcccacgtgaggctcacagtcttactccccattttacagatgagggaactgaggcacagagaagttaagtgacttgcccacagtcatacagctaagtggcagagtcaggattctaacccatgacctctgactcccaagcctgggctctttccactgaaccatgctggaTGGTGACAGGGAAGAATGAGGAGGGCCCAGCACCCCCAAATCTCCCGGAAAATGGTGGCTTCTGCAGGAGCCCTTGCACAGCAGTCCCTGGGAgactctggctcagtggaaagagcccgggcttgggagtcagaggtcatgggttcgaatcttggatccatcacttgtcagctgtgtgactgtgggcaagtcacttaacttctctgtgcctcagttatctcatctgtaaaatggggattaactgtgagcctcgcctgattaccctgtatctcccccagcgcttagaacactgttccgcacatagtaagcacttaaaaaataccaactttattattattattaataattgtgttatttgttaagggcttactatgtaccaagcatggcGGTaattactgggatagataccttaTAAACTgattggacaaggtccctttctcacatgagctcacagtctaatggggaaggaggaaagatatcttatccccattttataaatgagaaaactgagagaaatgccaagagaagtgatttaccctaggTAAAGCAGTTGGCAAGTTGTGGAgcccaggattagatcccaggtcttctaattTCTAGAACCTgattcttcccactaagccatagtGTTCCCAAGCCCAGTAGGGATCAAAGCAAAGTTCCTCTGGGGTCAAAGAGGCTGTGATCGAGGAAAATCAGATCATTACACCCCAGGCTCTGGAGTCTATCCAGTGTCTCTCTGGGCTCTAATGTGGGCAACAAGTTTCATCAGAATCCAGCATCTATGGGTTCTCTCTGTGCAgacaaccctcctttcccctttccctgtgccccagaGGATGGTGGGTAACAACACAACTTTACACCTTGACTTTTCTACCCTTATTCCTGACCTGCTTCTCCATAATTCCTTCCAGGGCTTCTCAGCCTTATGGGGCTGGGATCAGCAGTGCGGTCAGTGAATGCTCCTTTTCTTtcaaccccaccctcctcccattctcctcAGTCACTACTGCCCTCTAAGGCCTcatgagggggcagggggcagggcaaatatgtacatatctttaaataatttattatCAATTACTCATACTTATGtctgtcattcactcatttattcaatcgtatttattaattgcttaccgtgtgcagagcactgtactaagcacttgaaagtacaattcagcattagagacaatccctgcccacaccaagtttacagtctccccctctagactttaagctcaatacgggcagggaaaatgtctacttattatgtggtattgtgctctctcaagcacttagaatactgctctacacatagtaagtgttcaataaatgccatcgattgattgattgatgggaggaCACTGGACCTGGAACCCTCTCCACAGCCCTCTCCTTCTGTCTGTTCCCTCCCTTTTCAGCCTCCCTGCTGTCTTCCCAGACCACTCACCTGCCCCCAGCTGCCCCCTTAGATGAGAGAGGCAGACAGGGCTTGACAGTGGGTTAGTCAGAGTTTTCAGCCTTTGGCTTCCCCTGGCCCAGAGAGAGGTTGGATGGGCATTtctgtgagggaggggaggaaagggagctgCTCTCCCTATTCAGGGTTGGGAGAATCAGGTTCAGAGGGTCAAGTAAGGGTATATCCCCCACCTatcttttcccctgcctcccattCCCCATGCTACCCAAACCTACAAACACTCGACCCTCATGTGTTCAAACCCTCTGGGGCAGGGTGGACCGGGAGCTACCTGAACACCCTAGGGACTGTGGTCAATGTTGGGGGGAGGCAAACTTCACCCATTCCAGGGAAATTGAGTTGTtgatctttcccctcctctcccttcctgtgggtttccccccagcccctccctggccTTCTTTCCTCTAGCTGTTTTGGGGAAAGGGCAACCCTCAAGTCATCTCCTGTCCCTTGAACATTGCTCCCAACATCCTGTGGGTTCACCTACCCCCCTTCAGTTTCCAGGAAAATTTCCCCAGAATTCAGTTCCCATCCCCAAGAGCAGGATCCCCCCAAACTCACCAGCCTTACTCCCCCTAGTCATCACAGCAGAAAGCCCTGGCAGCAGGGAGGATTCTCCATTATTTGTTGGTGGCCAGGCTCACCTCATCAGGATCTGAAGCTTCTTCTGTAGTATCAGTTCCAGGACTTGACTCTGATAGGTAGCACCCTCTGATAGAAGGGTGGCATTTTAACGTCTTATCGGTCATTGGCAGAACTCACCTCACCAGGACCTGAAGCTTTTTTGGCAGGATTGGTTCCAGGACTTGACTTTGATAGGCACTACCCTCCGATAGAAGGGCGGCATTTTAACATCCTATCGGTCATTGGCAGAACTCACCTCGCCAGGACCTGAAGTTTCTTTGGCAGATCAGTTGCAAGACTTGACTTTGATAGGCACCACCCTCCGATAGAAGGGTGGCATTTGAACGTTTTATCAGTCATTGGCAGAACTAACTAGTGGCagttggaagagggagaaagaaactgATGAAGAGGAACTGAAGCTTGTGAACTGAGTTTGGGTGTCAGTTAGGCTGTCCTGGTGCCCCAGGATCACCAGGGAGAGGTCATCTGATGCAGACAGGACTCCACAAACTCTCCAGGGCTCTA is drawn from Ornithorhynchus anatinus isolate Pmale09 unplaced genomic scaffold, mOrnAna1.pri.v4 scaffold_687_arrow_ctg1, whole genome shotgun sequence and contains these coding sequences:
- the LOC100081843 gene encoding myelin-oligodendrocyte glycoprotein-like isoform X1 codes for the protein MTRGSKAVMKKTMGLPESFASTYLVVLLLFLQLLTLGSANFSVIGPADLILALEGEAVELPCHLDPKMSAEDMALKWFLPQPSKVVHLFENREDLFGEQTEYRGRTELLREAIDYGSVAVKIRNVRDSDEGKYICSFYDGQERKEAPLELHVVAPLFPRAFPLMVALGVIFPLLGLVIIGGLYLIWKQYRDKEKLQIELRKSLFQLHEAHVTLDPNTAHPELILLENLKQVTHGATWQDLPKNPERFDRTPCVLGSEGFTSGRHCWKVEVEDSQEWILGLCRENVRKRAIIFSPENGFWTVGR
- the LOC100081843 gene encoding myelin-oligodendrocyte glycoprotein-like isoform X2; this encodes MKKTMGLPESFASTYLVVLLLFLQLLTLGSANFSVIGPADLILALEGEAVELPCHLDPKMSAEDMALKWFLPQPSKVVHLFENREDLFGEQTEYRGRTELLREAIDYGSVAVKIRNVRDSDEGKYICSFYDGQERKEAPLELHVVAPLFPRAFPLMVALGVIFPLLGLVIIGGLYLIWKQYRDKEKLQIELRKSLFQLHEAHVTLDPNTAHPELILLENLKQVTHGATWQDLPKNPERFDRTPCVLGSEGFTSGRHCWKVEVEDSQEWILGLCRENVRKRAIIFSPENGFWTVGR